A segment of the Candidatus Cloacimonadota bacterium genome:
TTTTAAATTTTTGCCAGACATTGATTGCAGTTTCATCATATTCAATAAAAACATCTTTTTTGTTGTATAATTTGTCATCAATTAATTTGAAAGATTTGTACAAATCAGCAAATTGCAAATTTTCCAAAAATCTTAAAATTTTGTCTGATTCATCGTCTGCAATTTTCTCATTAATAATTTGATAATATGAATCCATGTTTTTTAAGAATTCTGTTTCGGAAATTGTTGTTTTGTATCCCAACGATTCTTTTGTCTCAATGATGCTCAAAGCAGATTTTCCATAAATATATTTTGAAAAAGGAGTATTATTATGATTTTCATTTAAAATTTCAAATATTCGCACATTTCCTTTTTTCTCTGAAAAATTACGATTACATCTTCCGCAAACCTGATTGATAGATTCAAGCGGAGCAAAATCACGCCAAACATTCTCAATATCAATATCGACACCGGCTTCTATCATTTGTGTAGAAACAATTATTTTTCTTTTTTTAGATTTTTTGATATTTAGAATTTTTTCAAATCTGTGTTTGGGAATAATGTTTGTTGCGAGATAAAAATATTCAGCATCCAAATCCATCTTTTTCAAATTCTCAAATAGCTCGATAGAAGAATTTATCGTATTCATAACAAACAAAAAAGATTTATCAGAATTCTCAATCTCATTTTTACATTTCGCAATAAAATTTTGTAACTCTATGCTTTCTGATTCAAAATTCAAATTAATTCTATCAAATTGAGAAAAGTATTCCGATTTATCCGGAACTAATTCTATAATCTCATTTGATTCAAAAATTCTTGGTTGAGTAGCTGTTATCAAAATAAAATAAACATTAAAGATGTCAGAAATTTTTAGCAGCGTTTCCCGAACAAGTTTCCAATATTTGTAAGGAATACTTTGGACTTCATCTAATAAAATAATGGA
Coding sequences within it:
- the cas3 gene encoding CRISPR-associated helicase Cas3' — its product is IYSLLLHSDKEDAIFGKVNQDHRIKLDNDLIKKYKTLKFGKPKTKIDKIRESIFHDANSKILEIDLKNKILSLNVPTGSGKTLTCLSTALKLKTRLEKIGIKPRIIYGLPFTSIIDQNYEVFDEILKNPDSDILLKHHHLAEISYNQKDSDAEFEPEQAKFMIESWEAEIIVTTFFQIFHTLFSNRNRMIQKFHKLANSIILLDEVQSIPYKYWKLVRETLLKISDIFNVYFILITATQPRIFESNEIIELVPDKSEYFSQFDRINLNFESESIELQNFIAKCKNEIENSDKSFLFVMNTINSSIELFENLKKMDLDAEYFYLATNIIPKHRFEKILNIKKSKKRKIIVSTQMIEAGVDIDIENVWRDFAPLESINQVCGRCNRNFSEKKGNVRIFEILNENHNNTPFSKYIYGKSALSIIETKESLGYKTTISETEFLKNMDSYYQIINEKIADDESDKILRFLENLQFADLYKSFKLIDDKLYNKKDVFIEYDETAINVWQKFKNLKQIKNTFKRKTEFLKFKKDFYDYVISVPEKYVQEQEYENTGIVYILNNAVESCYYEQTGWNRTNDNYTNYVF